From a region of the Rhabdothermincola sediminis genome:
- a CDS encoding NifU family protein, which translates to MAVDTDLVLTVTEPALEKILEIRDGEDDPGSLALRVEVVGQDGREYAYDLGFEPLDDAAPGDHVSDQGGLKVVVPAGSIDRLRGATLDVPRNPGQGGLVIRNPNRPNPLLGAKLELTGDLAEKVQQLLAESINPSLAMHGGYASLVGVEGTKVFLTMGGGCQGCALSAATLREGIQVAIREAIPEVTEVIDVTDHESGENPFYR; encoded by the coding sequence ATGGCAGTCGACACCGATCTCGTGCTCACGGTCACCGAGCCAGCGTTGGAGAAGATCCTCGAGATCCGCGACGGCGAGGACGACCCCGGCTCGTTGGCGTTGCGGGTGGAGGTGGTCGGCCAGGACGGCCGGGAGTACGCCTACGACCTCGGCTTCGAGCCGCTCGACGACGCAGCACCGGGCGATCACGTCTCCGATCAGGGGGGACTGAAGGTGGTGGTACCGGCCGGCAGCATCGATCGGCTTCGCGGGGCCACGCTCGACGTGCCCCGCAACCCCGGCCAGGGCGGCCTGGTCATCCGCAACCCCAACCGCCCCAACCCCCTGCTGGGCGCCAAGCTGGAGCTCACCGGCGACCTGGCGGAGAAGGTGCAGCAGCTGCTGGCCGAGTCGATCAACCCGTCGCTGGCCATGCACGGCGGGTACGCGTCGCTGGTCGGGGTGGAGGGCACGAAGGTCTTCCTCACCATGGGCGGCGGATGCCAAGGGTGCGCGCTCAGCGCGGCGACGTTGCGGGAGGGCATCCAGGTGGCCATCCGGGAGGCCATCCCCGAGGTCACCGAGGTCATCGACGTCACCGACCACGAGTCGGGGGAGAACCCCTTCTACCGCTGA
- a CDS encoding SDR family NAD(P)-dependent oxidoreductase: MTASSSRVALVTGGGRGIGRAISLGLAADGMDVAVNFRRDREAAEATVEEIRSAGHRAQAYQASVDHLDDDRRLVEAVLADFGRLDVLVCNAGIASRGQSVVDTDPAELELVMRTHAFGAHHLCQLAVPAMREQERGDVILVSSVATLTHAANGGPYNMAKAALEALGYTLAKEELRHDIRVNIVAPGLVDTTMGQKLMRAVAGVEDLRALDPSMPFGHVCTPDDVANVVRWLVSPQNTYVTGQKINVDGLASFLR, encoded by the coding sequence ATGACCGCCTCGTCGAGTCGGGTGGCGCTGGTGACCGGCGGCGGGCGGGGCATCGGCCGGGCGATCTCGCTGGGTCTCGCCGCGGACGGCATGGACGTGGCGGTCAACTTCCGCCGCGACCGGGAGGCTGCGGAGGCCACGGTCGAGGAGATTCGCTCGGCCGGGCACCGGGCGCAGGCCTATCAGGCCAGCGTGGATCACCTCGACGACGACCGCCGGCTGGTCGAAGCAGTCCTCGCCGACTTCGGGCGCCTCGACGTGTTGGTGTGCAACGCGGGCATCGCCAGCCGGGGCCAGAGCGTGGTCGACACCGATCCGGCCGAGCTGGAACTGGTCATGCGCACCCACGCCTTCGGCGCACACCATCTCTGCCAGCTGGCGGTGCCGGCGATGCGCGAGCAGGAACGAGGCGACGTGATCCTCGTCTCGTCGGTGGCGACGCTCACCCACGCCGCGAACGGCGGGCCCTACAACATGGCCAAGGCGGCCCTGGAAGCACTCGGCTACACCCTGGCCAAGGAAGAGCTGCGCCACGACATCCGGGTGAACATCGTCGCCCCCGGCCTGGTCGACACCACGATGGGCCAGAAGCTCATGCGGGCCGTGGCCGGGGTGGAGGACCTGCGGGCGCTCGACCCGTCGATGCCGTTCGGCCACGTCTGCACCCCCGACGACGTCGCCAACGTGGTGCGCTGGTTGGTGAGCCCGCAGAACACCTACGTGACCGGCCAGAAGATCAACGTCGACGGCCTGGCCAGCTTCCTGCGCTGA